Genomic segment of Mercurialis annua linkage group LG6, ddMerAnnu1.2, whole genome shotgun sequence:
aaacgggatttcacgtcccctccggaggaggggacgccggaaaccggcgtcccctcttccggaggggacgtgaaatccgtcgttccctccggaagagggaacgtggatttcccacgttccctcttccggagggaacgtgcggcgtcccctccggaggcgtccccccttccggaggggacaaGGGACGctggcgtcccctccggaagggagGACGCCGTTTtcggcgtccccccttccggaggggacgaacggcgtcccctccggaagaggggacgccgggcgtccggcgtccccccttccggaggaGACGCCGggcgtccggcgtcccctcttccggaggggacgccggacgcccgttccgtaatttaatataattttttttttttttaaaaaaaaattaaatttaaaaatatattaaataattttagggACTGAgatatatattatttctataatttaaattattataattgcaGGGCAGAAAGCGTATGGGGAAGACGTTTTTGGCCCCAGAATTAGGGGGATCGGGAGCCCGTCACGTTACGACGCGTAAAGTTTCTGCCTCGGCTCGACGGAAGAAACAAGCGCATACTTCTCCCGATGAGGTCCGCATTTCTGTTGAGGATCTTAGAGAGTCTGATGATTTTGTGAGCTCAGAGGACGAGCCAGAGGACGAGCCAGAGGACGAGCCAagtgaaaaaatttacatttctaaACGGAAAAAGGGTGCAGGTGGTCGGTTCGTTGGCGACTCGTCATcaggtaaatataattaaatgattataattaatttaataatattgttaaaaaattaaatgtaatttaattatgtttactgTTACTTTCAGGGTCGAACAGACGACCTGAAGAGGTTGACGTGTGGACCGTTACTGGTCCAGTACCTGGTGGACCCGAGGATGACACTGTTATTCCTAGTTTTCTCGGGCATGTCGCTTCTCGGCTATGGGATGGGGCGGACAGAGGCGTGCTGAAGTGTCAGACTAGACATGGAGCTCTGAAGAAGCTGAGGCAGTGGTATGAGACGGCCTCAGAGGAGGTTAAGGTGCTGATAGACGGGACTGAGATATCACATCTCCCGTTTATCATGTTTGATCATCTGGATATCCCGCTCCTTTCTGCATTTGTGGAGCGATGGCAGCCAGATACAAACTCTTTTCACATGCCATTCGGGGAGATGACCATCACATTACATGACGTGTGGCATATTCTTCGGATTCCAGTTGCTGGGGCTATGGTTTCAGGTGCGATATTctgttatattttttacatttaatgttatttagaataagttaattgttttaggttatttaataaaatatttagacaaattagttgtttaatgtgGATTGTGTTTTGGTTTGCCAATTGTAATTTctttgcaggacttccctgaaaaatgggtgatgctcatttttaggggaagtgctgcccaattttttctagaaatttacTGTACTTATTGcgtgatattaatttaaattgcgaaaTTATGTTTTCAGGTCAGCCGAACAAGGCTCAGCTGATGGCTTACTGCGTACAGATTTTAGGTATTTCACCAGAGGATCTTGTGAGTAAGACGAGCAAGCATTTTGCCCAGGGAGGTGTGCTGATTGAGTCGATCATCAGCTTATGTAGGCGTGACCGTACTGCAGAGGTGGAGGCGATAGCCTGGATCTGGTTGACGTTAGGTTGCACTCTATTCACTGACAAGAGTGGCCATCGGATTAGACCTGCAACCATATGGGAGGTGCGGGAAGGAGTCACAGATACGAGTACAGTTTCCTGGGGATCAGCTACACTAGCTTATCTCTATCGGCAGCTTGGAATCTCATCGAGAGGAGACTGCTCCGGTTTGACTGGCTGTCTGACACTGCTGCAGACATGGATTTATGAGTACTTTCCATGCTTCCGGCCCCAGCGAGAGCGGTTGTTGATCGAGTCTCATCTTCCTCGATGTTCTAGCTGGAGTGCTATTGCGTCTGATTGCTCAGCCACCCGACTTCGGTCCTTGCGAGCTCGTTTGGACACGCTGACTGCTGAGGAGGTATGTAAATTTGTTAAtctattagttaaattttattttattacgatcgctatattttaatttttgttttgtaattttttaacagATCACATGGCTCCCTTTTGGCGGCGAGCCTGCTGCCACCGTAGAGCACACTGCATATTATGGCTGGATAGCGTACCGGGACATTGTCGAGCCGTACATGCCGTCTAGGGTGCTGCGACAGCTGGGTTATGTGCATAACGAATATTAGATACGAACTTCTCCCTTTTGGCGGCGAGCCTGCAAACCAGCTgcgggaaataaaaaaaatattattataaataacaagGATACTACTACAGTAGACGTACATAACGAATATTAGTGGATGATAATTACCTGACGCGGATGTACGATTGTTCTGAGCTTTGGAAGATTTAGGACGACCAGGTACACGGTCCTTGTACTCATGACGACTCGGATCCCGCTTCGTTGATTTGCTCCCCTTTGGTCGACCTCTGACATTTGTTTTAACTTCTGGTTCCATGTAGCCTAAGTCTTCGGGGTGAAGTCGCTCTCGAACAATACGAGAAATATCACGCAACACTGAAGGATCCTTAGTCATGACCTCGTCGGCGACCTCGTGAAAATACTGATGTTCCTCAGTCTGAAAACCAGCAAAATCGGGTTGCGCAGATTTGTCCAACCCATCGCCGAGAATAACAAGTTTCGTCCAAAACGGGTGTATACTGTCAAGGCTGATCGGGTTACCTACAAATAACACATATTAGCTTTCaataacaatattaatatttttaatattagtattcaatgaAAGTGGTGCGTGATACCTGAATCGACCACCGCTCGCAGCTCACATGCACAGGGGATCTGATGTGTTGATCTAACCACACAACCACAGCGATCGTAGACATCGGTACTCAATTCTCGCATACGCCTTAGTTCTTTCGATATTAAATCCAGACAGTAATGCGACACTCTGCATGAGAGCTTGTCAAATGGAAAACCGCGTCGATGTACGCCAATAGTCCGTCTGGAGTCCTCAAGTGTTTTGCTGcagtaattttaaaacatttatgttAATAACAATGTCCACATAGTTTGTATAAGTACTAATATTACTCGAGAAGAATGTTACCGGATATCTATCAGCTGCGACTGTATAACTTTGTCGACCTTCGTCCAGACTGTGTCCAGAGCACCGGTGCTAGAGTTAAGCCACTGCTTAAGCTGAGCATGTGCGCTCTCGACTCTACATGTGGTGGTGTTTCCAAAATGTAGGACTAAGTCCGTCCAGCAAGATACGAACTTCTCTCTGTGTCCCAGCCAAGTCCCCTCAATGTACTGTATCAACcctggaaaacctttaaaccgATCTCTGAAGTGCTCCACAGCTATGTTATATTGATCAAAACTTGGCGCTCTGATAATTTTCTTCCATGTACTATTCTTGAAAATTTCAGCAAACTCTTGGTTTTTCCCACTAATTCTGTACACTCTATCTTCTACGTTCTTATTTATGTGCCACGTACATAGTAGATGAGAAGAACGTGGGAAAACCTCTGACACTGGTCTCATAAGCCCCAATTCTCGATCAGTAAGAATAGCGCTCGGATGAATATGTTCCCCAATCAAGCACCTGCATTATTGCCCGATGATTTAATaagtaatttgaatttgaatatcattaaaatatcaaataacataattataattaaatacctcAGTCTCTCCAATACCCATCTGTAGCTCCCTTCAGTCTCATccttcataattgcatatgcaattatgaagtTCTTGTTGCAAGGAGTCATTCCAATAATCTCAAAAAAAGGCAGCTTGTACTTGTTCGTCTTGTACGTGGAGTCCATGCCGATGATCCAGTAGTACGTACGAAGTAGTCTCACTGAATCAGGATGAGCCATGAAAATATGGGTCAACACACCTGTATCCTCCTCAGCAAGAGTCCAGTGTACATAATCATTTTGCTGAGCCATGTGATAAAATTGCCCAACCACATCTCTACCCTCAAAGCTAGACTTTCTCAAAGTCTCTCTATAGTTGTACACTTGCTTTATTCTAGGGTTGTCAGATggtactttttcttttaaagctGCCATGATAGAACACGGCTTCGCTTGTGCCGCAGTCATATCTCGCACAATTTCTTTCGCCTCGCCACTCAGCCCACTCATCTGACGGTATCCTTCAGGATACACAGCTAGAGCATGGTTGTGTGTACTCGAAATACCAGGATCTGTAAGTATAAACCATGCAGTCTTTCCTAATttgacaataattttaaatttgcacTTACACGCTTTTGTCTTCGTATTTTTCCGTACGAAGGAATCAGAATCTGTGAATGAACCTCTGTAACGCTCACCCCGAGCACATCGTAGAAGCTTCTTTTTCCCCTCGTTCTTATGTGACGAAATGACTAATTCAAATCCAATCTTTATAGCAGTACTCTTAGCCCAAGTAATTGCTTCAACATCACTATCAAACCCATGATCTAGCTTAAACCAATCGCTGTAATCAATTCCATCACcgccataatcttctaaatctacctgcaaaacataaatacttacgtttaacaaatcgaaataatatgtaataaaaagtcgtaataatatggaataaaaaattactgtaattattaaattttttagtattaattaatttccggccgcgacgtttcggtcgcggccggaaaaggggacgccggcgtcctctccagaggagaggacgccggcgttgggcgtcccctctagaggaggggacgcccagCTTTACGTCCCCTCTAGAAGAGGGGACGTAAAGCTGGGCGTCCCCTCCTCCAGAGGGGACGCCATTTtgggcgtcccctcttctagagaggacgccgagcgtcctctctagaagaggggacgcccaaaatggcgtcccctctagaggagagGACGTTGAATTTCACGTCCTCTCCTCTGGAGGGAACGTGAAATCCAAtcgtcccctcctctggaggGAACGTGAAATCCAATCGTCCcccttgaaaaaatttaaaaaaatatttaaaaaatttaattattacccCAGAAAAGCCGGAAAAACTTGTTTCCGAATGTCGATACTCGTTTCccgacgaattatactcgttatccgtcattttactcggctttttacatatttttccgAATGTGTTCGAATAAGTTGAGagaattttggttttttttttttcgaaatttttctaaaagggcagaaaatgtcttttgcctgtgcggtggtaagcaaaaggg
This window contains:
- the LOC126687922 gene encoding protein MAIN-LIKE 2-like, which produces MSDLERDRNRQPPGRKRMGKTFLAPELGGSGARHVTTRKVSASARRKKQAHTSPDEVRISVEDLRESDDFVSSEDEPEDEPEDEPSEKIYISKRKKGAGGRFVGDSSSGSNRRPEEVDVWTVTGPVPGGPEDDTVIPSFLGHVASRLWDGADRGVLKCQTRHGALKKLRQWYETASEEVKVLIDGTEISHLPFIMFDHLDIPLLSAFVERWQPDTNSFHMPFGEMTITLHDVWHILRIPVAGAMVSGQPNKAQLMAYCVQILGISPEDLVSKTSKHFAQGGVLIESIISLCRRDRTAEVEAIAWIWLTLGCTLFTDKSGHRIRPATIWEVREGVTDTSTVSWGSATLAYLYRQLGISSRGDCSGLTGCLTLLQTWIYEYFPCFRPQRERLLIESHLPRCSSWSAIASDCSATRLRSLRARLDTLTAEEITWLPFGGEPAATVEHTAYYGWIAYRDIVEPYMPSRVLRQLGYVHNEY
- the LOC126687923 gene encoding protein FAR1-RELATED SEQUENCE 5-like, yielding MTDNEYNSSGNEYRHSETSFSGFSGVDLEDYGGDGIDYSDWFKLDHGFDSDVEAITWAKSTAIKIGFELVISSHKNEGKKKLLRCARGERYRGSFTDSDSFVRKNTKTKACKCKFKIIVKLGKTAWFILTDPGISSTHNHALAVYPEGYRQMSGLSGEAKEIVRDMTAAQAKPCSIMAALKEKVPSDNPRIKQVYNYRETLRKSSFEGRDVVGQFYHMAQQNDYVHWTLAEEDTGVLTHIFMAHPDSVRLLRTYYWIIGMDSTYKTNKYKLPFFEIIGMTPCNKNFIIAYAIMKDETEGSYRWVLERLRCLIGEHIHPSAILTDRELGLMRPVSEVFPRSSHLLCTWHINKNVEDRVYRISGKNQEFAEIFKNSTWKKIIRAPSFDQYNIAVEHFRDRFKGFPGLIQYIEGTWLGHREKFVSCWTDLVLHFGNTTTCRVESAHAQLKQWLNSSTGALDTVWTKVDKVIQSQLIDIRKTLEDSRRTIGVHRRGFPFDKLSCRVSHYCLDLISKELRRMRELSTDVYDRCGCVVRSTHQIPCACELRAVVDSGNPISLDSIHPFWTKLVILGDGLDKSAQPDFAGFQTEEHQYFHEVADEVMTKDPSVLRDISRIVRERLHPEDLGYMEPEVKTNVRGRPKGSKSTKRDPSRHEYKDRVPGRPKSSKAQNNRTSASAGLQARRQKGEVRI